Genomic window (Corallococcus caeni):
CGTCACCACGACGCTGACGTGGGTGCACCCCAGCCCCCGCGCCTCCAGCTACAAGATGACGGTGACCACGGGCGACATCGACGGGGACGCGTACGCGGACGTGCTCGTCGCCACCTCCTTCGGCGTCAGCGTCTTCAAGGGCGGACCGGACCTGTCGCAGGTGTTGACGCAGCCGGTGTTCCGCGCGCCGGACTCCGCCACCCTGCGCTTCAACGGCGCGCGGCTGCTGGACCTGGACGGGGACGGGAAGGACGAGCTCGCCGTCTCCACGCTCGCCGGGGAACTCACCGTGTACCGGGCGACGTTGGGAGCACCGGAGGGAGCCTTCACCGCCGTGCGCACGCTGAGCGGCGTCCCCAACCCCGCGGGCGACGCCGACGGGGACGGGGTCCAGGACCTGGCCGTGACCCACAGCGACTCCACGGTGGAGCTCTTCCTAGGCTGCAAGGCGGGCAGCGCTCGCGTCTGTGAAGGGCCGCTCACGACCCAGCCCGTGTGGACCGGCCAGGCCGAGTCCTTCGCCGCGCTGCCCGACCTGAACGGAGACGGCCGCGCGGAGGCGCTGCTGCTCCTGAACGGCAGCCAGCGCCTGCACCTGTCCGACGCCGCCGGCCCGGGCTACGCGCCGCAAGTCACCTGGCAGCCCATGGACGACGCGGCCTTCCCCCTCTTCGGACAGTCCTTCCTCACCTTCAGCAAGACCGTCGCCCCCGTGGGCGCCATGGTTGAGGGCGGCACGGGCCACGACTTCGTCATCGGCGCCGTGGGCCGCGCGTACCTCTTCCGCCCCTCCGCGAACGTGTCCGGCCCGCTGGAGCCGGTGTGGGCGTGGCCGCGCGCCAACCGCCTCGCACCCCAGACGTCAATGGGCACCGACTACCTGGGCCTGGCCTCCGCGGGCGACCTGGACGGGGACGGGTACGACGACCTGGTGGTGGGCGTGTCCCCGGCACTCAGCGGTACACCCTCGGGAGGCAGCAGCACGGCCGCCCTGGGCCGGGTGATGGTGTTTGGCGGCGGCGCGGTGCCGGACTCGCGGGAGCCCGCGCCCGCGCTGCCCCCGACGAAGGCGTGCAACCTCCAGGTGGACCCCGTGAACGGCAAGCCGGACCTGACGGTGGACCGGGACGTCCTCGCCCGCACGCTCTACCTGGAGCGGCGCTCCTTCACGGCGGACTCCTGCGAGGTGCGCGAGGGCTGCGTGCCCGCCGGCGGCGAGCGGCGCCTCTTGCGCTTCACCACGTCCATCATGAACCTGGGCACGGGCCCGCTGGTGGTGCCCTCCCCGGAGGAGCGGCCGGACCTCTTCGTCTACGACGAGTGCCACGACCACCACCACCTGACGAACTTCGCCGGCTACGACCTGAAGGACGCGGCGGGTAACACCACGTCGGTGGGGCGCAAGCAGGGCTTCTACATGATCGACTTCACCCAGTACTGCGCGGACGGCACCCCGTTCGCCTGGTACGACCCGGGCACGGGCATCTCGCCCGGCTGGTCGGACGTCTACACCGCGGACCTCCCCTGCCAGTGGCTGGACGTCACCGACACCCCGGACGGCGAGTACACCGTGCGCGTGGGCGTGGACGAGAACCACATCGTGGACGAGGCCGACACGCTGCCCAACGAGGTCACCGTCAAGGTGCGCCTGACCGGTGACACGGTGACCGTGCTGCCCTGAAACCGGGAAACCCCGCCGTGGACCGGGCGCCCGGCGAAGGCGCGTGCAATGGGCGGCCTTCCTGGGCGTAGAGTGCCTGACGCGGCCCGTCCGCCGGGGAGCCTCCCGGTGGGGTGGGCCGCACGGCTTCCAGCGTGAAGGGGTGGTTTCGTGAACTTCCGGGTCGACGTGTGGGAGGGGGCGCGCATCGCGCTGACCTCGCTGCGCTCCAATCGGCTGCGGACGGTGCTCACCACGGTGGGCATCGGCGTGGGCGTGTGCACCCTGCTGGCCATCGTCGGCATCATCCAGGGGCTGAACAGCTCCTTCGCCGACCAGCTCAACAAGATCGGCTCCAACACGCTCCAGGTGTCCAAGTTCCCCTGGGTGATGAACGGGGACTGGTGGGCGTACCGCAACCGCAAGGCGCTCTCGCTGGACCTGGAGGATCCGCTGCGCAACGCCTCCGAGCACGTGGTCGCGGTGGCCCCCATGATGTTCGTCAACGCGGAGGTGGCCTTCCAGAACCGGAAGCTCGCCTCCGTGCAGACCATGGGCACCAGCCCGGACTACGCCATGACGTCCTCGGTGGAGATGGGCCAGGGCCGCTTCCTCACGCAGGCGGACGTGGACAACCGCTCCGCCGTCGTGGTGATTGGCGCGGAGGTGGGCAAGGTGCTCTTCCCGGGCATCAACCCCGTGGGCCACCGCATCCTCGTGGACCGCCGCCCCTACCGCGTCGCGGGCGTCATCGTGGAGCGCGGCACCGTGCTGGGCCAGAACGTGGACCTGGTGGTGATGCTGCCGTACCCCGCGTTCCAGGGGCACTTCGGCACCCAGCGCGACGTGAACTTCGTCCTCGCGGTGGACCAGCAGGAGAACGTGCCCCGCGTGCAGGACCGGCTCACGGAGACGCTGCGCCGCGAGCGCAACACCAAGCCCGGCGCGCCGGACGACTTCG
Coding sequences:
- a CDS encoding lysyl oxidase family protein codes for the protein MRMRFARSFAVVGLLVLTGCKDDPKPRPDAGTPDAGPGDDGGTSAGPTLSETPRWEVTGDGTNPNECFGRTVALGDVNGDGRKDLLVTSAPCSSTRTDPGRVMVYAGEARDFSKTPVTTTLTWVHPSPRASSYKMTVTTGDIDGDAYADVLVATSFGVSVFKGGPDLSQVLTQPVFRAPDSATLRFNGARLLDLDGDGKDELAVSTLAGELTVYRATLGAPEGAFTAVRTLSGVPNPAGDADGDGVQDLAVTHSDSTVELFLGCKAGSARVCEGPLTTQPVWTGQAESFAALPDLNGDGRAEALLLLNGSQRLHLSDAAGPGYAPQVTWQPMDDAAFPLFGQSFLTFSKTVAPVGAMVEGGTGHDFVIGAVGRAYLFRPSANVSGPLEPVWAWPRANRLAPQTSMGTDYLGLASAGDLDGDGYDDLVVGVSPALSGTPSGGSSTAALGRVMVFGGGAVPDSREPAPALPPTKACNLQVDPVNGKPDLTVDRDVLARTLYLERRSFTADSCEVREGCVPAGGERRLLRFTTSIMNLGTGPLVVPSPEERPDLFVYDECHDHHHLTNFAGYDLKDAAGNTTSVGRKQGFYMIDFTQYCADGTPFAWYDPGTGISPGWSDVYTADLPCQWLDVTDTPDGEYTVRVGVDENHIVDEADTLPNEVTVKVRLTGDTVTVLP
- a CDS encoding ABC transporter permease → MNFRVDVWEGARIALTSLRSNRLRTVLTTVGIGVGVCTLLAIVGIIQGLNSSFADQLNKIGSNTLQVSKFPWVMNGDWWAYRNRKALSLDLEDPLRNASEHVVAVAPMMFVNAEVAFQNRKLASVQTMGTSPDYAMTSSVEMGQGRFLTQADVDNRSAVVVIGAEVGKVLFPGINPVGHRILVDRRPYRVAGVIVERGTVLGQNVDLVVMLPYPAFQGHFGTQRDVNFVLAVDQQENVPRVQDRLTETLRRERNTKPGAPDDFAINRPDQLANMYKQLTGALYGAATGVGLITLLVGGIGIMNIMLVSVRERTREIGVRRALGARKHTIILQFLMEAASVSAVGGALGTAVGMTIAWLVNYLTPLAAAVQPLTVVLGVGFSAVVGLLFGIWPAARAANLDPVEALRHD